Proteins found in one Panthera tigris isolate Pti1 chromosome B3, P.tigris_Pti1_mat1.1, whole genome shotgun sequence genomic segment:
- the CFL2 gene encoding cofilin-2 isoform X1, whose product MASGVTVNDEVIKVFNDMKVRKSSTQEEIKKRKKAVLFCLSDDKRQIIVEEAKQILVGDIGDTVEDPYTSFVKLLPLNDCRYALYDATYETKESKKEDLVFIFWAPESAPLKSKMIYASSKDAIKKKFTGIKHEWQVNGLDDIKDRSTLGEKLGGNVVVSLEGKPL is encoded by the exons ATG gctTCTGGAGTTACAGTGAATGATGAAGTCATCAAAGTTTTTAATGATATGAAAGTAAGAAAATCTTCTACACAAGAGgagatcaaaaaaagaaagaaagccgtTCTCTTCTGTTTAAGCGAtgacaaaagacaaataattgtaGAGGAAGCAAAGCAGATCTTGGTGGGTGACATTGGTGATACTGTAGAGGACCCCTACACATCTTTTGTGAAGTTGCTACCTCTGAATGATTGCCGATATGCTTTGTACGATGCCACATACGAAACAAAAGAGTCTAAGAAAGAAGACCTAGTATTTATATTCTG ggcTCCTGAGAGTGCACCTTTAAAAAGCAAGATGATTTATGCTAGCTCTAAAGatgccattaaaaagaaatttacag gtaTTAAACATGAATGGCAAGTAAATGGCTTGGATGATATAAAGGACCGTTCAACACTTGGAGAGAAATTGGGAGGCAACGTAGTAGTTTCACTTGAAGGAAAACCCTTATAA
- the CFL2 gene encoding cofilin-2 isoform X2, with amino-acid sequence MKVRKSSTQEEIKKRKKAVLFCLSDDKRQIIVEEAKQILVGDIGDTVEDPYTSFVKLLPLNDCRYALYDATYETKESKKEDLVFIFWAPESAPLKSKMIYASSKDAIKKKFTGIKHEWQVNGLDDIKDRSTLGEKLGGNVVVSLEGKPL; translated from the exons ATGAAAGTAAGAAAATCTTCTACACAAGAGgagatcaaaaaaagaaagaaagccgtTCTCTTCTGTTTAAGCGAtgacaaaagacaaataattgtaGAGGAAGCAAAGCAGATCTTGGTGGGTGACATTGGTGATACTGTAGAGGACCCCTACACATCTTTTGTGAAGTTGCTACCTCTGAATGATTGCCGATATGCTTTGTACGATGCCACATACGAAACAAAAGAGTCTAAGAAAGAAGACCTAGTATTTATATTCTG ggcTCCTGAGAGTGCACCTTTAAAAAGCAAGATGATTTATGCTAGCTCTAAAGatgccattaaaaagaaatttacag gtaTTAAACATGAATGGCAAGTAAATGGCTTGGATGATATAAAGGACCGTTCAACACTTGGAGAGAAATTGGGAGGCAACGTAGTAGTTTCACTTGAAGGAAAACCCTTATAA